The Candidatus Angelobacter sp. region GAAGCCAACGGCTATCGCGTCACCACCGCGAACAACGGAAACGAAGGGATGGTGCTGGCGGCGCAGCACAGGCCTGATGTCATTATTCTCGATCTGGGTCTACCCGATTTGAGCGGCCTTGAAGTCTTAAAGCGATTGCGTGAGTGGAC contains the following coding sequences:
- a CDS encoding response regulator — its product is MNTSAKAPLNALVVDDEPQIRRLLAVSLEANGYRVTTANNGNEGMVLAAQHRPDVIILDLGLPDLSGLEVLKRLREWT